One window of the Natrinema sp. CBA1119 genome contains the following:
- the arcS gene encoding archaeosine synthase subunit alpha: MTDYFEVHERDGAARVGELRLSSPVTTPALVDDVLEDAGSLWSEDREIPAGDESRLTVLPHRAFPGGTAEEVQESFAVDAPDVEYPSVAVVSSESVESQGTDAYALSNVQSVMGHGAALVEAVVAAREAIPADTALLFSGVATPRNVALLAYAGVDLFDETAAVVRGTEGRYLTTDEAYFLEDLEELPCSCPACQQPREEFTREDCADHNGNVLEAELAIVRRRIRDGRLRDYVEGQARHDQWLTAAMRELDSQWGYLEERTPILRDAQIDAASADTLRRVEIQRFADRVTTRYRNRFQNPLVLVPCSAAKPYSESQSHRQFHDAIQWRAHLVSMTSPIGVVPQELETTYPAQHYDTVVTGRWSEDEKQFVADVLQRYLERNEYPEIIAHVPDEGYRDIVERVEDRLDLNITYTVAEHPTDDESLANLSQALSGELKYPKREREHNTVRALADYLLGDGAGDDLFEDIQTTGRYPKIQVRDREETQLATMVPQYGTLSFTLAGARRWLESDAPTKRVEIDGFVPHGSVLAPGVVDADEDIRVGDEVVVEGPKAFAVGRAEMFGREMVESTRGIASEIRHVEEK, from the coding sequence ATGACCGATTATTTCGAAGTACACGAGCGTGACGGGGCCGCGCGCGTGGGCGAACTCCGCCTCTCTTCGCCGGTGACGACGCCCGCACTCGTAGACGACGTCCTCGAGGACGCGGGTTCGCTCTGGAGCGAGGATCGCGAGATTCCCGCGGGCGACGAGTCGCGGCTCACGGTGCTTCCCCACCGGGCGTTCCCCGGCGGCACCGCCGAGGAAGTCCAGGAATCCTTCGCCGTCGACGCCCCCGACGTCGAGTATCCCAGCGTCGCTGTCGTCTCGAGCGAGAGCGTCGAATCCCAGGGGACGGACGCCTACGCCCTCTCGAACGTCCAGTCGGTGATGGGTCACGGCGCTGCGCTAGTCGAGGCCGTCGTGGCCGCCCGCGAGGCGATCCCCGCCGACACCGCCCTGCTGTTTTCCGGCGTCGCGACGCCGCGGAACGTCGCCCTGCTGGCCTACGCCGGCGTCGATCTGTTCGACGAGACCGCCGCGGTCGTGAGAGGCACCGAGGGCCGCTATCTGACGACCGACGAGGCGTACTTCCTCGAGGACCTCGAGGAGCTCCCCTGTTCGTGTCCCGCCTGCCAACAGCCCCGCGAGGAGTTTACGCGCGAGGACTGTGCGGACCACAACGGCAACGTCCTCGAGGCAGAACTGGCGATCGTCCGCCGTCGGATCCGGGACGGCCGCCTCCGGGATTACGTCGAGGGACAGGCCCGCCACGACCAGTGGCTCACTGCCGCGATGCGCGAACTCGACTCGCAGTGGGGGTATCTCGAGGAGCGCACGCCCATCCTCCGCGATGCCCAGATCGACGCCGCGTCCGCGGACACCCTTCGCCGGGTGGAGATCCAGCGCTTCGCCGATCGAGTGACGACGCGGTACCGGAACCGCTTCCAGAATCCGCTCGTGCTGGTCCCGTGTTCGGCCGCCAAACCCTACAGCGAGTCCCAGAGCCACCGCCAGTTCCACGACGCGATTCAGTGGCGCGCCCACCTCGTCTCGATGACCAGCCCCATCGGCGTCGTCCCGCAGGAACTCGAGACGACCTACCCCGCCCAGCACTACGACACTGTCGTGACCGGCCGCTGGTCCGAAGACGAAAAGCAATTCGTCGCCGATGTCCTGCAGCGCTACCTCGAGCGCAACGAGTATCCGGAGATCATCGCCCACGTTCCCGACGAGGGCTACCGCGACATCGTCGAACGCGTCGAGGACCGACTCGACCTCAATATCACCTACACGGTCGCCGAACACCCGACCGACGACGAGTCGCTCGCGAACCTCTCGCAAGCGCTGTCGGGCGAACTGAAGTACCCGAAGCGCGAGCGCGAGCACAACACCGTCCGCGCCCTCGCGGACTACCTGCTGGGCGACGGTGCCGGCGACGACCTCTTCGAGGACATCCAGACGACCGGTCGCTACCCCAAGATCCAGGTTCGCGATCGCGAGGAGACCCAGCTCGCGACGATGGTTCCCCAGTACGGCACCCTGTCCTTTACGCTCGCGGGGGCGAGGCGGTGGCTCGAGAGCGATGCGCCGACGAAGCGCGTCGAGATCGACGGCTTCGTCCCACACGGCAGCGTGCTCGCGCCGGGCGTCGTCGACGCCGACGAGGACATCCGCGTCGGCGACGAGGTGGTCGTCGAGGGACCGAAGGCGTTCGCCGTCGGCCGCGCCGAGATGTTCGGCCGCGAAATGGTCGAGAGCACGCGCGGTATCGCCTCCGAAATCCGCCACGTCGAGGAGAAGTGA
- a CDS encoding HdeD family acid-resistance protein, whose protein sequence is MNSITATTGTDGGYALENDWRPLAIAGGIVGLIGILAMAAPAVTGLSVSIALGALLVVSGIVHGVHAFTARGWRGSIWQTTLAAVSVLAGLAVLAAPAIALVTLTLALVAYLAIDGIAELATAARMSGSRGRTSVAVSGVIALVLAGFLWIGFPATAAWAVGLLVGANLLVTGLSMVAVAMAARRPMDDVTPPATEPRGA, encoded by the coding sequence ATGAACAGTATCACAGCAACCACCGGAACCGACGGGGGCTACGCCCTCGAGAACGACTGGCGACCCCTCGCGATCGCGGGCGGGATCGTCGGGCTGATCGGGATCCTCGCGATGGCCGCCCCGGCCGTCACCGGGCTCTCGGTATCGATCGCGCTCGGAGCGCTCCTCGTCGTCAGCGGAATCGTCCACGGCGTCCACGCGTTCACGGCGCGCGGCTGGCGCGGATCGATCTGGCAGACGACGCTCGCGGCCGTCTCGGTGCTCGCCGGACTGGCCGTCCTCGCGGCCCCCGCGATCGCGCTCGTTACGCTGACGCTCGCGCTCGTGGCGTACCTGGCGATCGACGGGATCGCGGAGCTCGCGACGGCCGCACGAATGTCCGGGTCCCGCGGTCGAACATCGGTCGCCGTCAGCGGCGTTATCGCGCTCGTCCTGGCCGGATTCCTCTGGATCGGCTTCCCGGCCACCGCGGCGTGGGCCGTCGGCCTGCTCGTGGGCGCGAACCTCCTCGTGACCGGGCTCTCGATGGTGGCCGTCGCGATGGCCGCTCGTCGTCCGATGGACGACGTGACCCCGCCCGCAACCGAGCCTCGCGGCGCGTAA
- a CDS encoding bacterio-opsin activator domain-containing protein, which translates to MTETNTRTADAESADPEDALHILLIEDNPGDARLIQEMLRGTEELAQRVSPTETASQTPEITRKTRLEEGLETIESASTDIVLLDLNLPDSEGLDTLETVHEEAGETPIVVLTGVRDQQVGVEAIQRGAQDFLVKDEVTSELLVRTIHHAIERARQQRERRQQREQLEALNRLNRIGHDITHAVITTETRAELEQEVCDRLAESDAYRFAWIGSVNPGSDRVVPNAAAGVEDGYLEEIDVTVDEDDESGRGPAGTAIRTGEVQVMNDAGADPEFGPWREAARARDYRSSVAIPITHEDLVYGVLNVYSSSPRSFEGPETDVLGRIGDVIAHAITAIERRDALVSDAVIELEFRVEAMAEELIELSTTESCTIEFEQLVGSDETLLAYGSAHGVSQEAFLEATDRTDGIRDVRLLAARRDEFEFELVAPAAVSLFETIATHGGRVAEATIADGEFRFVVELPRGRDTRQMIELIRTQRDDVTYLAQRTTERSERSDSGSSSVLEDELTEKQRAALETAYFAGYFDWPRGSTGEEIAERLGIAPATFNQHLRTAERKFFNSMFGE; encoded by the coding sequence ATGACCGAGACGAACACCCGGACCGCCGATGCGGAGAGCGCGGACCCCGAGGACGCACTTCACATCCTCCTAATCGAGGACAACCCCGGTGACGCCCGTCTCATACAGGAGATGCTCCGCGGAACCGAGGAACTCGCCCAGCGGGTCAGCCCCACCGAGACGGCAAGTCAGACGCCCGAGATCACCCGAAAAACCCGTCTCGAGGAGGGCCTTGAGACGATCGAATCGGCGTCCACCGATATCGTCCTGCTCGACCTGAACCTCCCCGATAGCGAGGGGCTCGACACCCTCGAGACGGTCCACGAGGAGGCGGGAGAGACGCCGATCGTCGTCCTGACCGGCGTCCGGGACCAGCAGGTCGGCGTGGAGGCGATCCAGCGCGGTGCCCAGGACTTCCTCGTCAAAGACGAGGTGACCAGTGAACTCCTGGTGCGAACGATCCACCACGCGATCGAGCGCGCCCGCCAGCAGCGCGAACGCCGCCAGCAGCGCGAGCAACTCGAAGCGCTCAACCGGCTCAACCGGATCGGCCACGACATCACCCACGCGGTGATCACGACCGAGACGCGCGCGGAACTCGAACAGGAGGTCTGTGACCGACTCGCCGAGTCCGACGCCTATCGATTCGCGTGGATCGGCAGCGTCAACCCCGGCAGCGACCGCGTCGTCCCGAACGCGGCGGCCGGCGTCGAGGACGGATACCTCGAGGAGATCGACGTCACCGTCGACGAGGACGACGAGAGCGGACGGGGGCCGGCGGGAACAGCGATCCGAACCGGGGAGGTTCAGGTGATGAACGACGCCGGCGCGGATCCCGAGTTCGGACCGTGGCGGGAGGCGGCACGCGCCCGCGACTACCGATCGTCGGTCGCGATTCCGATCACCCACGAGGATCTCGTCTACGGCGTGTTGAACGTTTACTCGTCGTCACCGCGATCGTTCGAGGGGCCCGAAACCGACGTTCTCGGCCGGATCGGCGACGTCATCGCCCACGCGATCACCGCGATCGAACGCCGGGACGCACTCGTCAGCGACGCCGTCATCGAACTCGAGTTCCGCGTCGAGGCGATGGCCGAGGAACTGATCGAACTCTCGACGACCGAGTCGTGCACGATCGAGTTCGAGCAACTGGTCGGCAGCGACGAGACGCTCCTGGCCTACGGCTCGGCACACGGCGTCTCCCAGGAAGCGTTTCTCGAGGCCACCGACCGGACCGACGGCATCCGCGACGTTCGGTTGCTCGCGGCCCGACGCGACGAGTTCGAGTTCGAACTCGTCGCACCCGCCGCCGTCAGCCTGTTCGAGACGATCGCCACCCACGGCGGCCGCGTCGCTGAGGCGACGATCGCCGACGGGGAGTTCCGGTTCGTCGTCGAACTTCCGCGCGGCCGGGACACCCGCCAGATGATCGAACTCATCAGGACCCAGCGCGACGACGTCACCTATCTCGCACAGCGGACCACCGAACGCAGCGAGCGCAGCGACAGCGGCTCGTCGTCCGTCCTCGAGGACGAACTGACCGAGAAACAGCGGGCGGCCCTCGAGACGGCCTACTTCGCGGGCTATTTCGACTGGCCGCGGGGCAGCACCGGCGAGGAGATTGCCGAGCGCCTCGGCATCGCGCCCGCCACCTTCAACCAGCACCTCCGAACGGCGGAACGGAAGTTCTTCAATTCGATGTTCGGCGAATAG
- a CDS encoding SdpI family protein → MKTTHRLTLAGAFVVLAGVASLLAAPELSDPLVTRWNAAGEPDGTMSKTLGLAFVPVLSAALVALLAAVPRIDPLGENVDAFRAAYDWFVVAFAGFMFVLHAGILAFNLGYEFDFTLLVLGSVAVLFYGVGALLTRAEPNWFVGIRTPWTLSSEAVWERTHELGGRLFKLTAVVSLIGLFFGEYAVYFLVVPALLTAAITTAYSYYLYERLERDTESSSNAGV, encoded by the coding sequence GTGAAGACGACGCACCGACTGACGCTCGCGGGCGCGTTCGTCGTCCTCGCCGGCGTCGCCAGTCTTCTCGCTGCACCGGAGCTGTCCGACCCGCTCGTGACCCGCTGGAACGCCGCCGGTGAGCCGGACGGGACGATGTCGAAGACGCTCGGTCTCGCGTTCGTTCCCGTCCTCTCGGCGGCGCTGGTGGCGCTCCTCGCAGCGGTCCCTCGCATCGACCCGCTCGGTGAGAACGTCGACGCGTTCCGAGCCGCGTACGACTGGTTCGTCGTCGCCTTCGCGGGGTTCATGTTCGTCCTCCACGCCGGCATCCTCGCGTTCAACCTCGGCTACGAGTTCGATTTTACGCTCCTCGTCCTCGGTTCGGTCGCCGTCCTCTTCTACGGCGTCGGCGCGTTGCTCACCCGCGCGGAGCCCAACTGGTTCGTCGGTATCCGCACGCCGTGGACGCTCAGTAGCGAGGCAGTCTGGGAGCGCACGCACGAACTCGGCGGCCGGCTGTTCAAGCTCACCGCGGTCGTTTCGCTGATCGGCCTCTTCTTCGGGGAGTACGCCGTCTACTTCCTCGTGGTGCCCGCGCTCCTGACGGCCGCGATCACTACCGCGTACTCGTACTATCTCTACGAACGTCTCGAGCGCGACACGGAGTCGTCCTCGAACGCCGGCGTCTAA
- a CDS encoding transcriptional regulator produces MDLQEETLIRLLTDTANRAILTVLANASHGLSVTKLSERLVSEDEGEFDQTVISLHHNYLPRLDEAGLIEYDRDENVVTEGSYSAADTEWMNVDVLDELLSQCGTGRGADERTVGRLEGRESVYEYCRKLADRATDELFLIYASDELLDEECLPHAENAIDRGVSLHAGTKDRETREFFRDRLPDATIWEPQMDWMYEQSSHPRVSRLIVADRETVVVGLWDEDADGTKTEIAMTGEGTTNPLVVLVRELLGPRLDHLDYQSDDFLGALPFET; encoded by the coding sequence ATGGATTTGCAGGAGGAAACACTTATTCGGCTGCTTACGGACACCGCTAATCGAGCGATTTTGACCGTTCTCGCTAACGCTTCTCACGGGCTCTCTGTGACCAAACTTTCCGAACGACTCGTTTCGGAGGACGAGGGGGAATTCGACCAGACGGTCATCTCGCTCCATCACAACTATCTCCCCCGCCTCGACGAAGCGGGATTGATCGAGTACGATCGCGACGAAAACGTCGTCACCGAGGGGAGCTACTCGGCGGCCGATACCGAATGGATGAACGTCGACGTGCTCGACGAACTGCTCTCACAGTGTGGAACGGGACGCGGAGCAGACGAGCGGACTGTTGGACGACTCGAGGGTCGCGAATCCGTGTACGAGTATTGTCGGAAATTGGCCGATAGAGCGACGGACGAACTGTTTCTGATCTATGCCTCTGACGAGTTACTCGACGAAGAGTGTCTCCCGCACGCAGAGAATGCCATCGATCGAGGAGTCTCGTTACACGCCGGAACGAAAGACCGGGAGACCCGAGAGTTCTTTCGGGATCGGCTTCCCGACGCGACGATATGGGAGCCACAGATGGACTGGATGTACGAACAGTCGAGCCACCCCAGGGTGAGTCGACTGATCGTCGCCGATCGAGAGACGGTCGTCGTCGGTCTCTGGGACGAAGACGCGGACGGGACGAAAACGGAGATCGCGATGACCGGTGAGGGAACGACCAATCCCCTGGTGGTCCTCGTCCGTGAACTGCTCGGCCCTCGACTGGATCACCTCGATTACCAGAGTGACGATTTCTTGGGAGCCCTTCCGTTTGAAACCTGA
- a CDS encoding TRAM domain-containing protein encodes MLDQAVLGIGLLVVLVIGSWVVKRIRGGSADERQSRDRHKAAQKRDPPVEIGDVETVAISEFTDHHSGERQAVGKIEGFVVFVEDVPGGCEPTDVIRIKVLSFNRGHTSATATFLETA; translated from the coding sequence ATGCTCGATCAAGCGGTGCTCGGTATCGGCCTGCTCGTCGTCCTCGTGATCGGCTCGTGGGTAGTCAAACGGATCCGCGGTGGCTCCGCGGACGAGCGGCAATCTCGGGACCGTCACAAAGCGGCCCAGAAACGCGACCCACCGGTCGAGATCGGCGACGTCGAGACCGTCGCTATCAGCGAGTTTACCGACCACCACTCCGGCGAGCGACAAGCGGTCGGCAAGATCGAAGGGTTCGTCGTCTTCGTCGAGGACGTTCCCGGGGGCTGCGAGCCGACCGACGTGATCCGGATCAAAGTCCTCTCGTTCAACCGCGGGCACACGTCGGCGACCGCGACGTTCCTCGAGACCGCCTAA